Proteins encoded together in one Nostoc sp. PCC 7524 window:
- a CDS encoding sensor histidine kinase produces the protein MNCEQEIQKLEKANRILQKKIERSEADRIQLEETNRKKESLLKKVIDELQESQTQLEQRTIELEKTLINLQTMQDKMSVLGSLVSDVAHEINNPVGFIMGNITPAMEYIGDLLYLIELYQQCYPDPPKVIQKQIDLMDLEYVREDLPKLITSMKEGTDRINNLSASLRNFARSDTESTLLFNIHEGIDSTLVILKHRLKANQNRPEIQVIKNYGNLPIIKCFPGQLSQVFMNIFANAIDALEESNHGLSFATIEEKPNKIIIQTDFNSQNNFVVIRIKDNALGIPKAVKTKIFEHSFTTKPVGKGTGLGLAIAHQIIVQKHGGTIEVESTLGEGSEFIITLPMNL, from the coding sequence ATGAATTGCGAACAGGAAATCCAAAAGCTGGAAAAAGCTAATAGAATATTACAAAAAAAAATAGAACGATCAGAAGCAGACCGAATCCAGTTAGAAGAAACCAATAGAAAAAAAGAATCATTACTCAAAAAAGTAATTGATGAACTGCAAGAGTCACAAACCCAGTTAGAACAAAGAACTATAGAACTAGAAAAGACATTAATTAACCTTCAGACAATGCAGGACAAAATGTCTGTTTTAGGTAGCCTAGTTTCAGATGTAGCTCACGAGATTAACAATCCTGTGGGTTTCATTATGGGCAACATTACTCCTGCTATGGAATATATTGGTGATTTGTTATATCTCATCGAACTTTATCAACAGTGTTATCCCGACCCACCAAAAGTAATCCAAAAACAAATTGATCTGATGGATTTAGAATATGTACGTGAGGATCTACCCAAACTCATTACTTCTATGAAAGAAGGTACTGATCGCATTAACAATCTCAGTGCTAGCTTGCGAAACTTCGCGCGATCCGACACAGAATCCACACTGCTTTTTAATATACATGAAGGAATTGATAGCACTCTTGTAATTTTGAAACATCGGTTAAAAGCTAATCAGAATCGCCCAGAAATTCAAGTAATTAAAAACTATGGAAATCTTCCGATAATCAAGTGTTTTCCTGGGCAATTGAGTCAGGTATTTATGAATATTTTTGCTAATGCAATTGATGCTTTAGAAGAGTCTAATCATGGGCTAAGTTTTGCAACAATTGAAGAAAAACCAAATAAAATTATTATTCAAACCGATTTCAATTCTCAGAATAATTTTGTTGTAATTCGCATTAAAGATAATGCTTTAGGTATACCGAAAGCAGTGAAGACCAAAATTTTTGAACATTCATTTACTACTAAACCTGTAGGCAAAGGTACGGGTTTAGGGTTAGCAATTGCTCATCAAATTATTGTGCAGAAACACGGCGGTACTATAGAAGTTGAATCTACATTGGGAGAGGGTTCGGAGTTTATCATTACCCTGCCTATGAATTTGTGA
- a CDS encoding NAD(P)H-quinone oxidoreductase subunit N produces MDFANLASQLNAGTILPEGIVIITLMGVLIVDLILGRTSSRWIGYLAIAGLLASIVALCFQWDATNPISFSGGFNGDDLSIVFRGIVALSAAVTILMSIRYIEQSGTALAEFIAILLTATLGGMFVSGASELVMIFISLETLSISSYLLTGYTKRDPRSNEAALKYLLIGASSTAVFLYGVSLLYGLSGGQTELSAIANGIAQANVGQSLGLVIALVFVIAGIGFKISAAPFHQWTPDVYEGAPTPVIAFLSVGSKAAGFALAIRLLTTAFPLVAEEWKFVFTALAVLSMILGNVVALAQTSMKRMLAYSSIAQAGFVMIGLIAGTDAGYASMIFYLLVYLFMNLCGFTCVILFSLRTGTDQIAEYSGLYQKDPLLTLGLSLSLLSLGGIPPLAGFFGKIYLFWAGWQAGLYWLVLLGLVTSVVSIYYYIRVVKMMVVKEPQEMSDVVKNYPEIRWNLPGFRPLQVGLIVTLIATSLAGILSNPLFTLANNSVTNTPILQTTSVVSTKVSAVPADPAEGL; encoded by the coding sequence ATGGATTTTGCTAATCTTGCATCCCAATTAAATGCGGGAACGATTTTACCAGAGGGAATTGTCATTATCACCCTCATGGGGGTTTTGATCGTTGATTTGATTTTAGGGCGCACATCCTCACGCTGGATTGGTTATCTAGCGATCGCAGGTTTACTTGCTTCGATTGTCGCCCTTTGCTTCCAATGGGATGCTACTAATCCCATCTCTTTTAGCGGTGGCTTTAACGGTGATGACCTCAGTATTGTTTTTCGCGGTATCGTTGCTTTGTCAGCCGCAGTCACTATACTGATGTCAATTCGCTACATTGAACAGAGTGGCACCGCTTTAGCAGAATTCATCGCAATTTTGTTGACCGCTACTCTGGGAGGGATGTTTGTCTCTGGAGCTAGTGAATTGGTGATGATTTTCATCTCACTAGAAACCCTGAGTATTTCCTCTTATTTGTTGACAGGTTATACCAAGCGTGACCCCCGCTCTAATGAAGCGGCGCTCAAATATCTGTTGATTGGAGCTTCCAGTACAGCAGTATTTTTGTACGGTGTATCATTGCTGTATGGACTCTCCGGTGGTCAAACAGAACTAAGTGCGATCGCCAACGGTATTGCTCAAGCTAATGTTGGTCAATCCTTGGGTTTGGTGATTGCCCTAGTATTTGTCATCGCAGGTATTGGGTTTAAAATCTCTGCTGCACCTTTCCACCAGTGGACACCAGACGTTTATGAAGGCGCACCTACCCCAGTGATCGCCTTTTTATCCGTTGGTTCCAAAGCAGCCGGATTTGCCCTTGCTATCCGCTTACTAACTACAGCCTTCCCCCTCGTCGCTGAGGAATGGAAGTTTGTGTTCACAGCTTTAGCTGTTCTCAGTATGATTTTGGGTAACGTTGTCGCCCTTGCCCAAACCAGTATGAAACGGATGCTAGCTTATTCATCCATTGCCCAAGCTGGGTTTGTGATGATTGGCTTGATTGCTGGGACTGATGCAGGTTACGCCAGCATGATCTTTTACTTGCTGGTTTACTTGTTCATGAACCTGTGCGGCTTTACCTGCGTAATTCTGTTCTCCCTACGGACAGGAACCGACCAAATTGCCGAATACTCTGGGTTATATCAAAAAGACCCACTGCTCACACTCGGACTGAGTCTCTCCCTGTTATCCTTGGGTGGTATTCCGCCTCTAGCTGGATTTTTCGGCAAAATTTACCTATTCTGGGCTGGTTGGCAAGCAGGTCTTTACTGGTTAGTCTTACTAGGTCTAGTTACCAGTGTTGTCTCCATCTACTACTACATCCGCGTAGTTAAGATGATGGTAGTCAAAGAACCCCAAGAAATGTCTGACGTAGTGAAAAACTATCCCGAAATACGTTGGAATTTGCCTGGATTTAGACCTTTGCAAGTAGGGTTGATAGTCACTTTAATTGCTACTTCCCTCGCCGGAATTTTGTCAAATCCTCTATTTACTTTGGCAAATAATTCTGTCACCAATACCCCTATCTTACAAACCACATCTGTAGTCAGTACAAAGGTAAGTGCAGTACCTGCTGATCCAGCAGAAGGTTTGTAG
- a CDS encoding ATP-dependent helicase, with the protein MLESNVTATASPSAQPSLVAALQEKILDIRKTLRPGQQQMADWQSGPLAVSAVPGAGKSTGMAAAAAIAIARQYQNATQSRPSARRQLVVVTFTRSAAANIKLKIRDYLKKLSLPQTGFAVYTLHGLALNIANRHPDLSGLELENVTLITPNQSHRFIRTAVEQWIANHPRLYAQLLEGQQFDGEETERLRRQSVLRTEVLPDLATTVIHEAKSSGILPEKLRQWSQQTTDAYEILTIAAGLYEEYQNLMRSRDFIDYDDMILAALRVLENDSARRIEQSQVFAVFEDEAQDSSPLQTQLLEILASHSEAGEQGSRGAGEQGSRGAEENNFYPVPNPQSPVPTPQSPIPSPHSPINLIRVGDPNQAINSTFTPADPIYFREFCQQCDRSARLATMDQAGRSTGMIIAAANFALEWVNSFYGAKNQKSPHLPSPFSLQTIRPVNQVDVNPAPVGRGLELYTPRDIHHTVELLGQRVIELLTEDFSKSAAVLVRENRQGRWLAEALEPICQEHKITIFDVGESDRRSHVPQEILALLQFCDRPHSPDYLKAALEVLVQRQLIPTQDLNALASLPEEFLYPGPLAAPQPEPVQKASHLCRSLLRARLELPLYQLISFLALTLNYDQAELATADKLSERVNKQIAGNNSMGAMLAVLSEIVSSERFEPVETEDAEARYTRAGQITIITMHKAKGLDWNYVFIPFLHENLIPGRFWVPPQSQFLGDFTLSEVARAQIRAALHGEDSIPEVTQAWEQAKHLKTAEEYRLLYVAMTRAKQLLWMSAAQKAPFTWSKPENLQEQAACPVFSALKRQFPESGV; encoded by the coding sequence TTGGCAATCAGGGCCATTGGCTGTTTCTGCGGTTCCTGGTGCTGGTAAATCTACGGGGATGGCGGCAGCAGCAGCGATCGCGATCGCTCGGCAATATCAAAATGCTACTCAATCACGCCCATCGGCTCGCCGTCAGTTAGTGGTAGTAACTTTTACGCGCTCGGCGGCTGCTAATATTAAATTAAAAATTCGTGATTACTTAAAAAAATTATCTTTACCTCAAACTGGTTTTGCTGTTTATACCCTGCATGGTCTAGCTTTAAATATTGCCAATCGTCACCCTGATTTATCAGGTTTAGAGTTAGAAAACGTCACCCTCATTACACCCAATCAAAGCCACCGCTTTATTCGCACCGCCGTAGAACAATGGATTGCCAATCACCCCAGGCTTTATGCTCAGTTGTTGGAAGGACAGCAATTTGACGGCGAAGAAACTGAAAGGTTACGTCGTCAATCGGTGCTAAGAACCGAAGTTTTACCAGACTTAGCAACTACAGTCATTCATGAAGCCAAAAGTTCGGGCATTTTACCAGAAAAATTGCGGCAATGGAGTCAACAAACCACAGACGCGTATGAAATTTTAACTATAGCCGCCGGATTGTATGAGGAATATCAAAACCTGATGCGATCGCGTGACTTCATTGACTACGACGACATGATTTTAGCCGCCCTGCGCGTCCTAGAAAACGACAGCGCCCGCCGTATCGAGCAAAGCCAAGTCTTCGCCGTCTTTGAAGACGAAGCCCAAGATTCTAGTCCATTGCAGACGCAGCTATTAGAGATTTTGGCCAGTCACAGTGAAGCAGGGGAGCAGGGGAGCAGGGGGGCAGGGGAGCAGGGGAGCAGAGGAGCCGAGGAGAACAACTTTTACCCAGTCCCCAATCCCCAATCCCCAGTCCCAACTCCCCAGTCCCCAATCCCCAGTCCCCACTCCCCCATCAACCTTATCCGCGTCGGTGATCCTAACCAAGCGATTAACTCGACTTTTACCCCGGCTGATCCGATTTATTTTCGGGAATTTTGCCAACAGTGCGATCGCTCTGCCAGACTAGCAACAATGGATCAAGCTGGTCGCAGTACCGGCATGATTATTGCAGCCGCTAATTTTGCTCTGGAATGGGTAAATAGTTTTTATGGGGCTAAAAATCAAAAGTCTCCCCATCTCCCTAGTCCTTTTAGTCTACAAACTATCCGCCCAGTCAACCAAGTTGATGTCAACCCCGCACCAGTAGGTAGAGGCTTAGAACTATATACGCCCCGTGACATTCATCACACAGTGGAATTACTTGGTCAAAGAGTGATTGAGTTATTAACCGAAGATTTCAGTAAAAGTGCGGCGGTTTTGGTGCGAGAAAATCGTCAGGGACGGTGGTTAGCTGAAGCACTAGAGCCTATATGTCAAGAGCATAAAATTACAATCTTTGATGTGGGAGAAAGCGATCGCCGTTCCCATGTTCCCCAGGAAATTTTGGCACTGCTACAATTTTGCGATCGCCCCCATTCCCCCGATTATCTAAAAGCCGCTTTGGAAGTATTGGTACAGCGTCAGTTAATTCCCACCCAAGACTTGAACGCCCTCGCTAGTCTCCCAGAAGAATTTCTCTATCCCGGCCCCTTAGCTGCACCCCAGCCAGAACCAGTCCAAAAAGCTTCTCACCTCTGTCGTAGCTTACTCCGCGCTCGTTTGGAACTGCCTTTGTATCAGTTAATTTCCTTCTTGGCTTTGACATTAAATTATGATCAAGCCGAACTAGCGACTGCTGACAAACTCTCAGAACGAGTCAACAAGCAAATAGCTGGTAATAATTCAATGGGGGCAATGCTGGCCGTTTTAAGTGAAATTGTCAGTTCGGAAAGATTTGAACCAGTGGAAACCGAAGATGCAGAAGCCCGTTACACCCGTGCTGGTCAAATAACAATTATTACCATGCACAAAGCCAAAGGATTGGATTGGAACTATGTATTTATTCCCTTTCTCCATGAAAATCTAATTCCTGGACGGTTTTGGGTTCCTCCCCAAAGCCAGTTTTTAGGTGACTTTACACTATCAGAAGTAGCTCGCGCCCAAATTCGGGCTGCACTCCACGGTGAAGACAGCATCCCCGAAGTCACCCAAGCCTGGGAGCAAGCCAAGCACCTCAAAACCGCCGAGGAGTATCGTTTACTCTACGTAGCCATGACCAGAGCCAAACAATTATTGTGGATGTCCGCCGCACAAAAAGCCCCCTTCACTTGGAGTAAACCAGAAAATCTACAAGAACAAGCTGCGTGTCCAGTTTTCTCAGCCTTGAAGCGTCAGTTTCCTGAGAGTGGGGTGTAG